From Halotia branconii CENA392, the proteins below share one genomic window:
- a CDS encoding pentapeptide repeat-containing protein, with product MNIEDIRSGKIKQLPGVNLEDEELSQLDLSRINLAGATLVGTDFTGSKLEGSHFEGANLMQANLQETDLRANLMGANLMQADLTGADMRGSNLRGANLMGARLNDVSLSGAFLSGANLMNINLQGVDLRGADLRGANLTGANLKGADLSRADLQGTLLSGANLEEADLRDANLAGANLTDANLLCAELEGTNLRGVNLEKACLVGTVIETNLTS from the coding sequence ATGAATATCGAAGACATTAGATCAGGAAAAATTAAGCAACTCCCAGGAGTAAATTTAGAAGACGAGGAACTCTCTCAACTCGACTTAAGCCGCATCAATCTTGCAGGTGCTACCCTTGTGGGTACTGATTTTACAGGTTCCAAACTCGAAGGTAGTCATTTCGAGGGAGCCAACTTAATGCAAGCGAACCTACAAGAAACTGACTTGCGAGCAAACCTCATGGGAGCCAACTTAATGCAAGCAGATTTGACAGGCGCTGATATGCGGGGTAGCAATTTGCGCGGCGCTAACTTGATGGGAGCAAGACTCAACGATGTATCTTTATCTGGTGCTTTTTTGAGTGGCGCTAATTTGATGAACATCAACTTACAAGGCGTTGACTTAAGAGGTGCTGACTTGCGAGGTGCAAACCTAACTGGAGCTAATCTTAAAGGTGCAGACTTGAGCCGTGCTGATTTACAAGGAACATTATTGAGTGGGGCAAATCTTGAAGAAGCCGACTTGCGGGATGCTAATCTAGCAGGGGCAAATTTAACCGATGCTAACTTATTATGTGCGGAATTAGAAGGTACAAATTTGAGAGGTGTAAATTTAGAAAAAGCATGTTTGGTGGGTACAGTGATTGAAACAAATTTAACATCATAA
- a CDS encoding SUMF1/EgtB/PvdO family nonheme iron enzyme, with the protein MIWIPGGTFQMGSNSCKYPEERPIHTVTVSGFWMDK; encoded by the coding sequence ATGATTTGGATACCGGGGGGAACATTTCAAATGGGATCAAATAGTTGTAAATATCCCGAAGAAAGACCTATTCACACCGTCACTGTCAGTGGTTTTTGGATGGATAAATAG
- a CDS encoding SDR family oxidoreductase, whose amino-acid sequence MKNQTVLIVGGSSGIGLALAQQVKQQGSNVIIASKSAEQQAPELRKINKLKECKYFSFDITKESEIKKLLEKVGCIDHIAITVKSPLIVAPFLELNTPDVRHAFETKFWGQYNIAKLAYKQINSGGSIVFSSGSLGIRPYFGFSTLSMINGAVESLCKALALEIAPIRVNAVSPGFTTLKEMEDKIPLGLGKFSQIAEAYLFLMNNSYLTGTTILSDGGAMLI is encoded by the coding sequence ATGAAAAATCAGACAGTTCTTATTGTTGGCGGAAGTTCGGGAATTGGACTAGCCTTAGCTCAACAAGTTAAACAACAAGGAAGTAATGTGATTATTGCTTCCAAATCTGCTGAACAACAAGCCCCTGAATTACGAAAAATTAACAAGCTCAAAGAGTGTAAATACTTTTCGTTTGATATTACTAAAGAAAGTGAAATCAAAAAATTATTAGAAAAGGTAGGTTGTATCGATCATATTGCCATAACAGTGAAGTCTCCTTTAATTGTTGCTCCATTCTTAGAGTTAAATACCCCAGATGTCCGTCACGCATTTGAAACCAAGTTTTGGGGTCAATACAATATCGCTAAATTAGCTTATAAACAAATTAATTCGGGGGGGAGTATTGTCTTTTCTTCAGGAAGTTTGGGCATTCGTCCCTATTTTGGTTTTTCTACGCTAAGTATGATTAATGGTGCAGTGGAATCTTTATGTAAAGCTCTTGCCTTAGAAATCGCTCCGATTAGAGTCAATGCTGTTTCTCCAGGGTTTACAACGTTAAAAGAAATGGAAGACAAAATTCCTCTAGGACTAGGAAAGTTCTCACAAATAGCAGAAGCCTATTTATTTCTAATGAACAATAGTTATCTAACAGGGACTACCATTCTTAGTGATGGTGGTGCAATGTTAATTTAA
- a CDS encoding mechanosensitive ion channel family protein: METLWTTLTNINASGFPIGKIAIVVIILAVTQFLRVFLTKIILKRIERVTRKTQSKFYDELIGVLKPCLSGIILIGGLWLSKDILSENLGAKLSQTLTQFLNLIVLLIIAYFVYRASSIFGQIIAEVLLHTDSELDELLKPLMPKIFQAIAIILITLKISELFLGQSAAALIGLLGGAGITLGLLFKDILYDWFCTLIIYSDSIYKEGDWLVISGFSNMVQVLNVGFRTTTIHDTVWGSITKMPNSKMISGIVANWSQNAEEEGKFGINLHLNIDGISAQQTHRICEGIEKLPASIPGCYEKCLVRFKKIEQNARVIEIRAYVSSLSFYFAAERKLNLAILELLEKEGIDSLYIELLTDPETNKKEQKATNN; encoded by the coding sequence ATGGAAACACTTTGGACTACTCTGACAAACATTAATGCCTCTGGCTTTCCCATTGGTAAAATTGCAATTGTTGTAATTATTCTAGCGGTGACTCAGTTTTTGAGGGTGTTTTTAACCAAAATTATTCTCAAACGCATTGAACGCGTCACCAGAAAAACTCAAAGTAAATTCTATGATGAGTTAATTGGTGTTTTGAAGCCCTGCTTAAGCGGTATAATTCTTATTGGTGGATTGTGGCTAAGTAAAGATATTCTGTCAGAAAACTTAGGCGCTAAGTTAAGTCAAACGCTCACTCAATTTCTTAATCTAATTGTTCTTTTAATCATTGCTTATTTTGTTTATCGAGCTTCTTCTATCTTCGGCCAAATTATTGCTGAGGTTTTGCTGCATACTGACAGTGAACTCGATGAATTATTGAAGCCTTTGATGCCCAAAATTTTCCAAGCAATTGCGATTATTCTCATAACTCTCAAGATAAGCGAGCTATTTTTAGGACAGTCTGCGGCTGCCCTTATTGGACTATTAGGGGGGGCTGGAATCACATTAGGTTTATTATTCAAAGATATCCTTTATGATTGGTTTTGTACCTTAATTATTTACTCTGATTCGATTTATAAAGAAGGAGATTGGCTGGTCATTTCAGGATTTTCAAACATGGTGCAAGTATTAAATGTTGGTTTTAGAACTACAACCATTCATGATACTGTATGGGGTTCTATTACGAAAATGCCGAATTCAAAAATGATTTCTGGAATAGTAGCAAACTGGTCACAAAATGCCGAAGAAGAAGGAAAATTTGGGATTAATTTGCATCTAAATATTGATGGTATTTCAGCCCAACAAACTCACCGTATTTGTGAGGGAATTGAAAAATTGCCAGCATCTATTCCAGGGTGTTATGAGAAATGTTTAGTCAGGTTTAAAAAAATTGAACAGAATGCTCGTGTTATTGAAATTAGAGCTTATGTCAGTTCTCTTAGTTTTTATTTTGCTGCTGAAAGAAAATTAAACTTAGCCATATTAGAACTTTTAGAAAAAGAGGGAATTGATTCGTTGTATATTGAACTATTAACCGATCCAGAAACAAATAAAAAAGAGCAAAAAGCAACAAATAATTAA
- a CDS encoding class I SAM-dependent methyltransferase yields MSEKLKSGYQGLKKSVDPKRWSKQKALLTDEKLAIEGHPVMERWETPYMKAFAELVTRNGGHILECGFGLGISANAIQSYHPEEHTIIEANEDVFKRLIEFQQTAAHKVTPILGLACEVLESFNEPKFDGIFYDTYPLNADEQHTHQFTFIKKSYPLLKKGGILTYCNLTSTGVLKNKYDSWKQLFNETQLPHLLEAGVPENDIKGIVIFKVSPPSDCLYFQHKTAMIPILIKDV; encoded by the coding sequence ATGAGTGAGAAACTTAAAAGCGGTTATCAAGGATTAAAAAAAAGCGTCGATCCCAAACGGTGGTCTAAGCAAAAAGCATTACTGACTGATGAAAAATTAGCGATTGAAGGTCATCCAGTCATGGAACGTTGGGAAACTCCTTATATGAAAGCTTTCGCCGAGTTGGTGACTCGAAATGGGGGTCATATATTAGAATGTGGTTTTGGCTTAGGAATATCAGCTAATGCGATTCAATCTTATCATCCAGAAGAACATACGATTATAGAAGCCAATGAAGATGTGTTTAAAAGATTGATTGAATTCCAACAAACAGCCGCTCATAAAGTAACCCCTATTTTAGGTTTAGCTTGTGAAGTATTAGAATCATTTAATGAGCCAAAATTTGATGGTATTTTTTATGATACTTATCCTTTGAATGCAGATGAACAACACACCCACCAATTTACTTTTATCAAAAAGTCTTATCCGTTGCTCAAAAAGGGTGGAATTTTAACCTATTGTAATTTGACTTCAACAGGAGTTCTCAAGAATAAATACGATTCCTGGAAACAGCTTTTCAATGAAACTCAACTTCCTCATCTTCTTGAAGCGGGTGTTCCAGAAAACGATATTAAGGGTATCGTTATCTTTAAAGTTTCCCCACCTTCTGATTGTTTATATTTTCAACATAAAACAGCAATGATTCCTATTCTGATAAAAGATGTTTAA
- a CDS encoding inosamine-phosphate amidinotransferase 1, translating to MLKTLDQVHNGSHNKDFDQLSATIANNCKVSVYDEWSSLEEVIVGVVENARLPQIDPSVRGVDFPELADEDIPTGKFSDRVLEETQEDLAILVATLQELNVKVRRPEITNHSISFSTPNWSSCGHFNYCPRDVFLALGNQIIEAPSPSRSRYFEMNAYKKVFLEYFHSGTRWISAPKPMLLDELFTNPNSKQHGFLNSEIAFDAANILRLGKDILYQVSDSGNQLGGQWLQSILGNDYRVHQCINVYLGKHIDTTFTVVRPGLVVINPERVNHDNLPALFHNWDKIWCPEPVDIGYEGYPLSSIWIAMNFLVVNPELAIVDKRQVSLIKELEKRGVNVIGLQLRHARTLGGGFHCVTNDVRRSGLLEDYFN from the coding sequence ATGTTAAAAACACTCGATCAAGTCCACAATGGCTCTCACAACAAAGATTTTGATCAATTGTCTGCAACAATAGCAAATAACTGCAAAGTTTCCGTTTATGATGAATGGTCATCGTTAGAAGAAGTCATTGTCGGAGTGGTAGAAAATGCCAGACTTCCTCAAATTGACCCCAGTGTACGTGGGGTAGATTTTCCTGAATTAGCTGACGAAGATATTCCCACCGGAAAATTTAGCGATCGCGTCCTAGAAGAAACTCAAGAAGACCTTGCTATTTTGGTTGCCACGTTGCAAGAATTAAACGTGAAAGTTCGTCGCCCAGAAATCACCAACCATTCCATCTCTTTTTCTACCCCTAATTGGTCTTCTTGTGGACATTTTAATTATTGTCCTCGTGATGTGTTTCTAGCACTAGGCAATCAAATTATCGAAGCCCCCTCTCCTTCCCGTTCTCGTTATTTTGAAATGAATGCTTATAAAAAAGTATTTTTAGAGTATTTCCATTCCGGCACTCGTTGGATTTCAGCGCCTAAACCGATGTTACTCGATGAATTATTCACAAATCCTAATAGTAAACAACATGGATTCTTAAACTCTGAAATTGCTTTTGATGCGGCGAATATTCTTCGTTTAGGTAAAGATATTCTTTATCAAGTTAGCGATTCAGGAAACCAGTTAGGAGGACAATGGTTGCAATCAATTTTAGGAAACGATTACCGAGTCCATCAATGTATAAATGTCTATCTCGGTAAACATATTGATACAACTTTTACCGTTGTTCGTCCGGGTTTAGTTGTGATTAATCCAGAACGAGTTAATCATGATAATTTACCCGCATTATTTCACAATTGGGATAAAATTTGGTGTCCGGAACCCGTAGACATTGGATATGAAGGTTATCCTCTTTCATCAATTTGGATTGCGATGAACTTTCTCGTAGTTAATCCGGAATTAGCAATTGTTGATAAAAGGCAGGTTTCTTTAATTAAAGAGTTAGAGAAACGAGGTGTCAATGTAATTGGATTACAACTGCGCCATGCTCGCACATTAGGCGGTGGATTTCATTGTGTAACTAATGATGTGCGACGTTCTGGATTACTCGAAGATTACTTTAACTAA
- a CDS encoding helix-turn-helix domain-containing protein: MSLISEYGSHNAPVVITRQFHDLDAFAEAIKPLNVTANQLTQGNFRGSVNFADFRGLKFTDVNQNQALKVTGPKASDDLIFAIALQSGQTQVMSYGCPIKKRDIFGFDPARETDVIAGKDSLIAIASVNLSVFQSLCNQMGYDLGQKFLKQNLIRLHQATLRSLRAYYQAISQIFISQPSLLTQPQMRSVIMEDFLPLLVNTVGKSRQKNSYRLKTFRRYSLVKQAEEIALSFPDRPLTLQQLCNELGTSSSALSYGFREIFGLSPMAYLKIQRLNGVRRALRNSDPDTTMVMQVAHQWGFWSAGHFSRDYKKMFGDLPLQTLRTWHNS, encoded by the coding sequence ATGTCCCTCATCTCAGAGTATGGCTCTCATAACGCTCCTGTGGTCATCACTCGCCAGTTTCACGATCTTGATGCTTTTGCTGAAGCCATCAAACCATTGAATGTGACTGCTAACCAGTTAACCCAAGGTAATTTTAGGGGGAGCGTTAATTTTGCAGACTTTAGGGGTCTGAAGTTTACCGACGTTAATCAAAATCAAGCCTTGAAAGTAACTGGACCTAAGGCTTCTGACGACCTTATATTTGCAATCGCACTTCAAAGCGGTCAGACACAAGTCATGTCTTATGGTTGCCCGATCAAAAAACGCGATATATTTGGGTTCGATCCGGCGCGAGAAACGGATGTCATTGCAGGAAAAGACAGTCTCATAGCCATAGCGAGTGTTAATTTGTCAGTTTTCCAGTCCTTATGTAACCAAATGGGATACGATTTAGGGCAAAAATTTCTCAAACAGAATTTGATTCGTCTCCACCAAGCTACATTGCGCTCTCTAAGAGCTTATTATCAAGCAATCAGTCAAATATTTATCAGCCAACCATCATTACTAACGCAACCACAGATGCGATCAGTGATTATGGAAGATTTTTTGCCATTGCTGGTTAACACGGTGGGTAAAAGTAGACAGAAAAATTCATACAGATTAAAAACCTTCCGCCGTTATTCCCTGGTCAAACAAGCTGAAGAGATTGCTTTATCTTTTCCCGATCGCCCTTTAACCCTGCAACAATTATGTAACGAATTAGGAACTAGCAGCAGCGCCTTATCTTATGGCTTTCGAGAGATTTTTGGCTTAAGTCCAATGGCTTATCTGAAGATTCAACGGCTTAATGGAGTACGTCGCGCTTTAAGAAATAGCGATCCCGATACAACAATGGTGATGCAGGTAGCTCACCAATGGGGATTTTGGAGTGCCGGACATTTTTCTAGAGATTACAAGAAAATGTTTGGTGATTTACCATTGCAAACTCTGCGGACATGGCATAATTCTTAG
- a CDS encoding caspase family protein yields MAKIALLIGVSEYGEGIPPLSSALNDVEAMERVLQNLNMGGFEQVERLLNPDAIAMRKAIQKLFREAGKDDLALFFFSGHGITNDEDHLYLATQNTAKSDRLC; encoded by the coding sequence ATGGCTAAGATAGCACTGCTGATTGGAGTCAGTGAGTACGGTGAAGGTATCCCGCCTCTGTCATCTGCTCTCAATGATGTGGAAGCTATGGAACGAGTTTTGCAAAACCTCAATATGGGAGGTTTTGAACAAGTTGAACGGCTGCTGAATCCCGATGCGATCGCCATGCGAAAGGCTATTCAAAAGCTGTTTAGAGAAGCTGGAAAAGACGACTTAGCATTATTCTTTTTCTCTGGTCATGGTATTACTAATGATGAAGATCATCTCTATTTAGCAACTCAAAATACAGCTAAAAGCGATCGCCTTTGCTAG
- a CDS encoding phytoene desaturase family protein, translated as MQDSDVIVIGSGIGGLCTASLLARHGKRVIVCESHTIAGGAAHSFERRGFKFDSGPSFYCGLRNAQSLNPLKQVLDVIGESLQVIPYDPLGHYHFPEATFAVYSNAKMYRHELHKITPQGAKEFQRFAERLLDLYEAMKGIPTLALRSDWQVILVLLQRYLPSLAKMLPHLPLVQASVGNVMDATIQDTWVRQLIDLECFLLSGLKAHGTIAPEVAFMLGERSRAGVEYPLGGSAAIVNALVRGLKRWGGQLRLGCHVEKILVESNKAVGVKLQNGEVLKAPIVISNATIWDTYNHLLNPEDLPAAFREVALNTPAVDSFMHLHLGIRATGLDNLTGHHVVVHNSSQDITTPGNTCMISIPSVWDKTLAPEGHHVIHAYTLEPFAGWQRNDGYEQKKKQKAQSLYRALEKVIPDIRERVVLELIGTPLTHAHYLRRYQGTYGPAIAAGKGMFPSTQTPIKGLYRVGDSTMPGIGVPAVAASGILCANSLVERSQTADLLVLISSTS; from the coding sequence ATGCAAGATAGTGATGTCATAGTTATTGGTAGCGGTATTGGTGGATTATGTACTGCTAGTTTGCTGGCTCGTCATGGCAAGCGAGTAATTGTGTGTGAAAGTCATACAATTGCTGGTGGTGCAGCCCATAGCTTTGAACGGCGAGGATTTAAATTTGATTCTGGTCCCTCCTTTTATTGTGGACTGAGAAATGCCCAAAGTTTGAACCCTCTCAAACAAGTTTTAGATGTTATTGGTGAATCCCTTCAAGTTATACCTTATGATCCTTTAGGACACTACCATTTTCCTGAAGCTACTTTTGCAGTTTATAGCAATGCCAAGATGTATCGTCATGAACTGCATAAAATTACGCCCCAAGGTGCTAAAGAATTTCAACGATTTGCAGAACGCTTATTAGATCTATATGAAGCGATGAAAGGTATTCCTACCTTAGCTTTGAGATCTGATTGGCAAGTAATTTTAGTATTGCTGCAACGTTACCTACCATCTTTGGCGAAAATGCTCCCCCATTTGCCTCTGGTGCAAGCTTCTGTTGGTAACGTCATGGATGCGACAATTCAAGATACTTGGGTGCGGCAACTGATTGATTTAGAATGTTTTTTGCTTTCTGGGTTAAAAGCCCACGGCACAATTGCCCCAGAAGTCGCTTTTATGCTAGGTGAACGTTCCCGTGCTGGAGTTGAATATCCTTTAGGGGGTAGTGCAGCAATTGTCAATGCTTTGGTGCGGGGATTAAAACGCTGGGGTGGTCAGTTGCGTTTGGGATGTCACGTTGAAAAAATTTTGGTGGAATCTAATAAAGCTGTAGGTGTAAAGTTACAAAATGGTGAAGTATTGAAAGCGCCAATTGTAATTTCCAATGCGACAATTTGGGATACTTACAATCACTTACTCAATCCTGAAGATTTACCAGCTGCTTTCCGAGAAGTTGCTTTAAATACACCAGCGGTTGATAGTTTTATGCATTTGCATTTAGGTATTCGGGCAACTGGGTTAGATAATTTGACGGGACATCATGTGGTAGTTCACAATTCTAGTCAAGATATCACGACACCTGGTAATACTTGCATGATCTCGATTCCTAGTGTGTGGGATAAAACTTTAGCGCCAGAGGGACATCATGTAATTCATGCTTACACCTTGGAACCTTTTGCTGGTTGGCAACGAAATGATGGGTATGAACAGAAGAAAAAACAAAAAGCGCAATCTTTATATCGTGCTTTAGAAAAAGTTATTCCCGATATTCGTGAACGTGTGGTGTTAGAACTTATTGGTACACCACTAACTCATGCCCATTATCTCAGAAGATATCAGGGAACTTATGGGCCGGCTATTGCTGCGGGTAAGGGAATGTTTCCCAGTACGCAAACGCCGATAAAAGGTTTATATCGTGTTGGTGATAGCACTATGCCAGGAATTGGTGTACCTGCGGTAGCTGCTTCTGGGATTTTGTGTGCCAATAGTTTAGTAGAGCGATCGCAAACAGCAGATTTATTGGTTTTAATATCTTCGACTTCTTGA
- a CDS encoding ABC transporter ATP-binding protein, with protein sequence MNEPLIELKGISKSFGSNKVLDNVDLTIYRGEALGIIGPSGTGKSTVLRLIAGLLNPDEGEIYVQGVRRQGLIEDSADPIGIGMVFQQAALFDSLTVDENVGFLLYQHSKLPRSRIQELVKEKLDMVGLSGISNLYPSELSGGMRKRVSFARAIMSNPDSLAEGPEVLLYDEPTAGLDPIASTVIEDLIRDLQLAHGVCGTYAIVTHQESTIRRTADRLVFLYQGKVQWQGTVNEIDSTDQPLIKQFMSGSVQGPIQVVG encoded by the coding sequence ATGAATGAACCACTAATTGAACTCAAAGGCATTTCTAAGTCTTTTGGTAGTAATAAAGTTTTAGATAATGTAGATTTGACAATTTACCGGGGAGAAGCACTAGGGATTATTGGCCCTTCCGGGACTGGTAAATCGACAGTTTTACGGTTGATAGCTGGGTTATTGAATCCTGATGAAGGAGAAATTTATGTACAAGGGGTACGACGACAAGGGTTAATTGAGGATAGTGCCGATCCTATTGGTATTGGCATGGTGTTTCAACAAGCGGCATTATTTGATTCGTTGACAGTAGATGAGAATGTGGGATTTTTACTGTATCAACATTCCAAGTTACCGCGATCGCGGATTCAAGAACTAGTCAAAGAAAAGTTAGATATGGTTGGCTTGTCGGGAATCAGCAATCTTTATCCATCTGAACTTTCTGGAGGGATGCGAAAACGAGTCAGTTTTGCCCGTGCAATTATGTCTAATCCTGATAGCCTTGCAGAAGGGCCGGAAGTTTTACTATACGACGAACCAACAGCGGGACTTGACCCGATCGCCTCTACCGTGATAGAAGATTTAATCCGTGACTTACAACTTGCACACGGAGTCTGTGGGACTTATGCCATTGTTACCCACCAAGAAAGTACGATTCGTCGCACAGCCGATAGACTGGTGTTTCTCTATCAAGGTAAAGTGCAGTGGCAAGGTACAGTTAATGAAATAGACAGCACAGACCAGCCATTAATCAAACAATTTATGAGTGGGAGTGTGCAAGGCCCTATTCAAGTGGTTGGTTAA
- a CDS encoding MlaD family protein, translated as MRDFITNRFTSRRTLREGSVGLLVLVGLGAFVMIILWLNRFTAARSSYKAIVEFANAGGMQKGSTVRYRGVKVGSISKVQPGPNAVDVVIEIASADLVIPRDVVIEANQSGLISESIIDITPKTSLPAGTVNAKPLDSNCDRSLIICNGSRLPGQIGISVDELIRSSTDLAAAYSSPKFYQRLNQLLESSTQATSSVAQLTQDLRSLSKNFQGQLSTFSATANSVQQATNKLTASTTKTVDQLGVTASEFSTTANKANSLLGNLDSLVTTNRSTLVGALNNITETSNQLRVTVSSLSPAVNRLTQGELLQNFETLSANAAQASANLRDASKTLNDPKNLVLLQQTLDSARVTFENTQKLTSDLDELTGDPTFRENLRQLVNGLSGLVSSTDQIQQQAKVAATLDSMRANVNKQDVVTPTSSTPKQQTVTINPSPTAIKVFENNLQLNPNSSPLATNSALENSSQEKLLKQLRDYGEQREKENKTK; from the coding sequence ATGCGAGATTTCATTACAAACCGTTTCACATCTAGACGAACATTGAGAGAAGGTTCAGTAGGGTTGCTAGTCCTTGTCGGACTAGGAGCATTTGTGATGATAATTCTGTGGTTGAATAGATTTACCGCTGCTCGTAGTTCATATAAAGCTATTGTTGAATTTGCTAATGCTGGTGGGATGCAAAAAGGCTCAACAGTTCGATATCGAGGCGTGAAAGTAGGCAGTATTTCTAAAGTTCAACCAGGGCCTAATGCCGTGGATGTAGTGATTGAAATTGCTTCTGCTGATCTTGTGATTCCTCGTGATGTTGTCATTGAAGCTAATCAAAGTGGACTAATTAGCGAAAGCATTATTGACATCACACCAAAAACATCACTACCTGCTGGTACTGTAAATGCAAAACCACTAGATAGCAATTGCGATCGCAGCTTGATTATTTGTAACGGTTCTCGATTACCAGGTCAAATTGGTATTAGTGTTGATGAACTGATTCGCAGTTCAACTGATTTAGCTGCTGCATATAGTAGTCCCAAGTTTTATCAAAGGTTGAATCAACTTCTAGAAAGTTCAACTCAAGCAACTTCTAGTGTTGCACAACTTACTCAAGACCTACGGAGTTTGAGTAAAAATTTTCAAGGACAATTAAGTACATTTTCAGCTACTGCCAATTCAGTCCAACAAGCAACAAATAAATTAACTGCATCCACAACGAAAACGGTAGATCAATTGGGTGTAACCGCCAGTGAATTTAGTACTACTGCAAATAAAGCTAATAGTCTGCTCGGTAATCTAGATAGCTTAGTAACTACAAATCGTTCTACGTTGGTTGGTGCTTTAAATAATATCACCGAAACTAGTAATCAATTGCGTGTGACAGTTAGTAGCTTATCACCTGCTGTTAATCGGTTAACCCAAGGAGAATTACTCCAAAATTTTGAAACTCTTTCAGCAAATGCGGCTCAAGCTTCAGCTAATTTACGCGATGCCTCTAAAACTTTAAATGATCCTAAGAATTTAGTATTACTCCAACAAACATTAGATTCAGCTAGGGTTACATTTGAAAATACTCAAAAACTTACATCTGATTTAGACGAATTGACAGGCGATCCTACTTTTCGAGAAAATTTGCGACAGTTGGTAAATGGTCTCAGTGGCTTGGTATCTTCTACAGATCAAATACAGCAACAAGCAAAAGTTGCTGCTACCTTAGACTCTATGAGAGCAAATGTTAACAAACAAGACGTTGTAACTCCCACTTCTTCAACTCCCAAACAACAAACAGTTACTATTAATCCTTCACCCACTGCTATTAAAGTTTTTGAAAATAACCTCCAGTTAAATCCTAATTCTAGCCCTTTGGCGACTAATTCAGCTTTAGAAAACTCATCCCAAGAAAAACTGTTAAAGCAGTTGCGAGATTATGGAGAACAACGAGAAAAAGAGAATAAAACAAAGTAA
- the arfB gene encoding alternative ribosome rescue aminoacyl-tRNA hydrolase ArfB codes for MLQISHKIIIPDHEIETSAIRSQGAGGQNVNKVATAIHLRFNIAASSLPAFYKQQLLQQNDRRITQEGVIVIKAQEHRSQEKNREEALKRLKDLIKSAVILPQKRTPTKPTRNSQKRRLDNKSKRGQIKSSRGQVTDD; via the coding sequence ATGCTGCAAATTTCTCACAAAATAATCATCCCTGATCACGAAATCGAAACTAGCGCGATTCGCTCTCAAGGAGCAGGAGGCCAAAACGTTAACAAGGTTGCGACTGCCATTCATTTACGTTTTAATATTGCAGCTTCATCATTACCCGCTTTCTATAAACAGCAGCTTTTGCAGCAAAACGACCGACGCATTACCCAAGAGGGAGTTATTGTCATCAAGGCTCAAGAACATCGCAGCCAGGAAAAAAACCGAGAAGAGGCGTTGAAAAGGCTTAAAGACTTGATCAAAAGCGCAGTTATATTACCCCAAAAGCGCACACCGACCAAACCAACTCGTAACTCTCAAAAAAGACGACTTGACAACAAAAGTAAACGCGGACAAATTAAGTCTAGTAGAGGGCAAGTTACAGATGATTGA
- a CDS encoding HD domain-containing protein gives MEKSQLSLQNWSPENYIKAYKFAANAHQGQKIPGSEIPYIMHLSFVSMEVIAALSKEKEHNGDLAIQCAILHDTIEDTDITFEEIKAEFSQVVADGILALTKDESLAKHLQMADSLRRIKEQPQEIWMVKLADRISNLQAPPYYWTIDKIIRYREEGIQIYEALKDASHFLASRLASKIADYQAFI, from the coding sequence ATGGAAAAATCCCAACTTAGCTTACAAAACTGGTCGCCAGAAAATTATATTAAAGCCTATAAATTTGCAGCAAACGCTCATCAAGGTCAAAAAATACCAGGGTCAGAAATACCTTACATTATGCACTTAAGTTTTGTAAGTATGGAAGTAATTGCAGCCCTTAGTAAGGAAAAAGAACACAACGGAGACTTAGCTATTCAATGCGCCATTTTACATGACACAATCGAAGATACTGATATAACTTTTGAGGAAATAAAAGCCGAGTTTTCACAAGTAGTAGCCGATGGAATACTGGCATTGACAAAAGATGAAAGTTTAGCAAAACATCTTCAAATGGCAGATAGTTTGCGGAGGATAAAAGAGCAACCGCAAGAAATTTGGATGGTGAAATTAGCGGATAGAATCAGTAATCTTCAAGCACCCCCGTATTATTGGACTATAGACAAAATTATTCGTTATCGAGAAGAAGGTATTCAAATTTATGAAGCTTTAAAAGATGCAAGTCATTTTTTAGCTTCGCGTTTAGCCAGTAAAATTGCAGATTATCAAGCATTTATCTAG